Within the Salvelinus namaycush isolate Seneca unplaced genomic scaffold, SaNama_1.0 Scaffold280, whole genome shotgun sequence genome, the region GTTATCTAATAGAAGTTAACTGCTTAACGTTACCCTGAATGGTGAATTTCTCTGAATGTTGCCTCTTGTCGAGATCAGTGGTATCTTTATAGTATTTCGCCTGGTTGGAAAGATAAAATAAAATCTCCTCAAGGGATGCCATTGAAGTGCAAGCTACACACAAACAGAACACTACAAtaacagttacagtagctagctagcatgctagctaacgttagctaaataaaACTGTCCGGCTtgtgttagctggctagctgactagaCAGGCTGAGGTAAATAAGTACAGTAACGTCAATCTAAAAACAGCTTAAATTATTTATTCCGATTTAACAAATATATGGTAAAGAAAGAGTGATCTCTTTCCAGTCTTTTCGGTCCTCTGAAGCAGCAGGTAGTCAACCTCAAAAACACAGTCCTTGGAGAGCAATTCTGAGGTAATAATTGAGGTGAAATAGAACTACACCTGTCCGCGTCCCCCTTCCTTCGCGACCGCTACGTGGTAACCAAGCAACCAGCATAGCAACGGACGCTTTGGTTCATGACGTAATCCAGTCAGAATATCTAGCACCAGCCCTAGCAACAGCCCTAGCAACAGTCCTAGCAACAGCCCTAGCAACAGAAGCTAGAAGTCATCGAATCCCACGTTGACGCAGAGGGGGACGCTATTTGGCCAGGGGACGCTATTTGGCCAGGGGACGCTATTTGGCCAGGGGACACTATTTGGCCAGGGGACACTATTTGGCCAGGGGAGACTATTTGGCCaggggacactatttggcatgacaggcccgaCTCATAAAAAcaaacaattattattattatcattattgttatgtcagtcactgtcAGTCactgtcagtcactcaattagccatgtcagctaacaatttttagattaGTAGTTAGTCTatccagctatctaaacttgtagtaatcatggccgaataccgaccTCCAGGGGCCCCACATTGATTTTTgtagtcattctcactcagatatcatattaacatggcataagtcattacAAAACAGAATTGCAAGAAAGTAGcttcatcctctctccatcctctctccatcctctccctcgCTCATCCTCCCTCGcttcatcctctctccatcttctctccatctactctccctcgctcatcctctctccatcttctctccctCGCTCATCCTCCCTCGcttcatcctctctccatcttctctccctcgctcatcctctctccatcttctctctctcccttcatcttctctccatcctctccctctccctcacttcatcctctctccatcctctctccatcttctctccctcgctcatcctctctccatcttctctctctcccttcatcctttctccatcctctctctcttcctcccttcatcctctctccatcttctttCCCTTGatcatcctctctccatctctccatcttctctcccttgatcatcctctctccatcttctctccatcttctctccctccatcctctcctccctttctcatcctctctcccgCGCTCCATCCTCGCTCCATCCTCtcaccatcctctctctccctccatcctctcttcatcctctctccCTAGCTCCATCCTCGCTCCTTCCTCGCTCCATCCTCGCTCCATCCTTTCcccttccctctatcctctccccttccctccatcctctccccttccccccatcctctccccttccctccatcctctctactgcctctctccctccatcttctctcccTCGCTCATCCTCTCCATcctttctcatcctctctccatcctcgcTCCATCCTCtcaccatcctctctctccctccatcctctcttcatcctctctccCTAGCTCCATCCTCGCTCCTTCCTCGCTCCATCCTCGCTCCATCCTTTCcccttccctctatcctctccccttccctctatcctctccccttccctccatcctctccccttccccccatcctctccccttccccccatcctctccccttccctccatcctctctactgcctctctccctccatcttctctcccTCGCTCATCCTCTCCATcctttctcatcctctctccatcctcgcTCCATCCTCtcaccatcctctctctccctccatcctctctccatcctctctccctagCTCCATCCTCGCTCCATCCTTTCcccttccctctatcctctccccttccctccatcctctccccttccccccatcctctccccctccctccatcctctctactgcctctctccctccatcctctctccatccctccatcctctctacagcctctctccatcctccctccttctctccatcctatctccactctccctccagcttctctccatcctctctcactccatcctctctccctccatcctctctccatctctccatcctctctctctccctccatcctctctctctccctccagcctctctccatcctctctctctccctccagcctcactccatcctctctccctccagcctctctccatcctctctcactccaccctcctctctccctccctccatcctctctctctccctccagcctctctccatcctctctcactccatcctctctccctccatcctctctccatctctccatcctctctctctcactccatcctctctccctcatcctctctccatctctccatcctctctctctccctccagcctctctccatcctctctccatacctcctcatactctcctccttctgtctctcccttcctccatacCTCCATCCTTCCCCTttactctcccctccctccctcaccgcCTCTCTCCTTCCATAACTCCTCCACTCCATCCTTCCCCtttactctcccccctctctcccctccctccctcaccgcCTCTCTCCTTCCATAACTCCTCCACTCTATCCTTCCCCtttactctcccccctctctcccctccctccctcaccgcCTCTCTCCTTCCATAACTCCTCCATACCTCCATCCTTCCCCtttactctcccccctctctcccctccctccctcaccgcCTCTCTCCTTCCATAACTCCTCCACTCTATCCTTCCCCtttactctcccccctctctcccctccctccctcaccgcCTCTCTCCTTCCATAACTCCTCCACTCTATCCTTCCCCtttactctcccccctctctcccctccctccctcaccgcCTCTCTCCTTCCATAACTCCTCCACTCTATCCTACCCCTGcactcaccccctcctctccctctctcattctattCTCCCCCATactcaccccctcctctctccacctctccttcggTGTCCAGATGTTAGTTGGGACCGTCCCTCCAGTGATAGCTCTAACATCACATAGTTCTCAACACCATCGGCCTTGTTTACACCAGCACTCCAAGGTGACAGGAGTACCAACGTTCCAGGATCAGGTTGGTCCCAGACAGTGTGTGTATTCTTGTACTCTGCCTGGTCAACCAGTGAGGGCCAACACGGCCAGGGTGAGGTTCTCCGACACGTCCACAGGCACCATGCAAACGCACACCGGCATACACGcatgcacataaacacacacacacacacacacacacacacacgcacacgcacacgcacacgcacacgcacacgcacacgcacacgcacacacacacacacacacacacacacacatgcacataaacacacacacacacacacgcacataaacacaccatacacacacacacacacgcacacacacacacacacacacacacacacacacacacacacacacacacacacacacacacacacacacacacacacacacatacacacacacacacacacacacacacacacacacacacacacacacacacacacacacacacacacatgcacataaacacacacacacacacacacacacacacacacacacacacacacacacacacacacacacacacacacacacacacacacacacacacgcacataaacacacacacacacacacacacacacacacacacacacacacacacacacacacacacacacacacacacacacacacacacatgcacataaacacacacacatacacacacacacacacacacacacacacacgttcgttttactatccttgtggggaccaaaacaattgattcccattcaaatcctattttccctaaccgttaaacctgaccctaaacttaacccttaaacctaaccctcatttgaaccctaaatctaaccctttacgcctaaaatagcctttttccttgtagGGACCGGTGAAACGTCCCCACTTCTGGTACCCATAAGGAGAGtgaaaccaaacacacacaccgtgtcacgttcctgacctgtttttcctttctcttgtattgttttagttggtcagggcgtgagttggggtgggttgtcgatgtgtttgttctatgttgggatgtttgtgttcggccgggtatgattctcaatcagagacagctgtcaatcgttgtccctgattgagaatcatacttaggcagccggtgattcacgtggtttttgtgggtggttgtatctcgtgtctgtattcgtgccacacgggactgtttggcgGTTCGTTTCTCTTTGGTCATTTTGTTTCGTGAGTGTTCCGTttatttttgttaataaataatcatggacacaaaccactccgcatattggtctgatccttctcgcctctcctcctcgtccgaggaggaggattacgacgaccgttacacatCATGTCTCTGTGCGTGGTGTAAAACAGAGAACACATCTCTGAAAACCCTCCAACAGCGATGTGGCAGAGAGAAAGGAACCAGGCATATACTGAAGAGTTTAATAAATAACAACATCAATAACAACACAATAATGAAAGCTTGATTTCatgatgtgtgtgtatatatacacttatttaatatatatattcatatttGACTGTTTAAAATATAAATATGACTTACAGTCCTCATAACTTAGAAGAACCAGGACTCTGACtgaggtaggggggggggggggtgattcaagggtgtgtgtgtgagacccacCAGGAGAACAATCATACTCGACCCCTAGTGATGGCCGATGATggtgtgtgcactgtgtgtggTTCAGGGTTCATGGTCCATATTcccaggggttaaaggtcagtgATGATggtgtgtgcactgtgtgtggTTCAGGGTTCATGGTCCATATTcccaggggttaaaggtcagtgATGATggtgtgtgcactgtgtgtggTTCAGGGTTCATGGTCCATATTcccaggggttaaaggtcagtgATGATggtgtgtgcactgtgtgtggTTCAGGGTTCATGGTCCATATTcccaggggttaaaggtcagtgATGATggtgtgtgcactgtgtgtggTTCAGGGTCCATAGTCCATATTCCCAAGGGTTAAAGGTCAGTGATGATggtgtgtgcactgtgtgtggTTCAGGGTTCATGGTCCATATTcccaggggttaaaggtcagtgATGATGGTGTGTGCACTGTGTGGTTCAGGGTTCATAGTCCATATTcccaggggttaaaggtcagtgATGATggtgtgtgcactgtgtgtggTTCAGGGTTCATAGTCCATATTCCCAAGGGTTAAAGGTCAGTGATGATggtgtgtgcactgtgtgtggTTCAGGGTTCATGGTCCATATTCCCAGGGGTTAAAGGTCATTGATGATAATGTGTGGTTAAGGGTCCATAGTcccaggggttaaaggtcagtgCCTCCAGGACTTGCGGCTGAGGACACAAACACATGCTGCGTTGATGCGTATCAGCCTCCACGCCATCTGCTCCTTGGACTTGGTGAGCGCCAGCACGTACGTGTGTGAGTTGGTGCAGTACGAGTTCCAGTGCCGGCCGTCGATGCCGCGACACCCTGATTTGGCCCCCGCCTTGGGCCCGCCTCCCATAACTCCTCCCCCAGCCCCATCCCCCGGGGGTGTGGCCACGCGGCAGGTGGTCTCGTAGAAGAACTGTTTCTTGCGGACGTTGTCTATCTTCACCTCTGGTAGAACCTCCACCTCGTTGCCGGCGATGTCCGTGGCCTTGGTCAGGTTCCCCAACCACACGCTGATGCTGTCACACACGGAGTATTCCCCCCTGTGCATGGACTGCCCCCCCGCTCTCCGCCTCACCCTCACTCCCCCACCCATCACCCTCcccacttcctcctctcccttctcttccctcgTCTCCCCACCCAGGCCGTGGTGAGAGGGGGGTACGTCGCTGAAGACGACGCGCGGTGAGGGGTGGTAGCGTCGCTTGCTGAACAGTTTGGGGTCCACCTCCGGgatggagggggtagagggggagCCTGTCTCAGAGTGGCCCAGGGAAGAGCTCCTGTCCTGGGGTAGAGAGGCTGGTCTGTGGGCCTGTCTGGTCCGGCTGGGTCTCTGCTGAGTCTCCCTGTCTGCTGCTGGCTGCTCCTGCTGAGGTGACACTGACAGGCGGGCCGTCCGCTGCTGTTCTGCTCTGCCATTGGCTACTGTGTGGTGTTCTGCGCTGTGGTTGGCTGCCACCGGGCCCAGGACACCTCCCATGTTCAGTACAGCCTGGACGCCAATCAGCAGAAGCACCAACAGCAACGACCTCATGGGCACACGTCCtgtcaaaaacaacaacaacatcaacacacgccctgtcaacaacaacaacaacatcaacagacgtcctgtcaacaacaacaacaacatcaacacacgtcctgtcaacaacaacatcaacacccgccctgtcaacaacaacaacaacatcaacacacgtcctgtcaacaacaacatcaacacccgccctgtcaacaacaacaacaacatcaacacacgtcctgtcaacaacaacatcaacacccgccctgtcaacaacaacaacaacatcaacacacgtcctgtcaacaacaacaacaacaacacacgccctgtcaacaacaacaacaacacacgccctgtcaacaacaacatcaacacacgccctgtcaacaacaacaacaacacacgccctgtcaacaacaacatcaacacacgtcctgtcaacaacaacaacaacaacacacgccctgtcaacaacaacaacaacacacgccctgtcaacaacaacatcaacacacgtcctgtcaacaacaacaacaacaacaacactctctctctgtcaacaacaacaacaacacacaacaacaacatcaacacacgtcctgtcaacaacaacaacaacaacacacgccctgtcaacaacaacatcaacacccgccctgtcaacaacaacaacaacatcaacacacgtcctgtcaacaacaacaacatcaacacacgccctgtcaacaacaacaacaacaacacacgccctgtcaacaacaacaacaacatcaacacacgtcctgtcaacaacaacaacaacaacacacgccctgtcaacaacatcaacacacgtcctgtcaacaacaacaacaacatcaacacacgccctgtcaacaacaacaacaacatcaacacacgttctgtcaacaacaacaacaacatcaacacacgccctgtcaacaacaacatcaacacacgccctgtcaacaacaacaacaacatcaacccacatcctgtcaacaacaacacacgtcCTGTCCACACCAAAACATCAACACATtccctgtcaacaacaacaacaacacacatccTGTCAACAGCAACAACATCAACACACGTCCTGTCCACAACAACAAACATCAACACATgccctgtcaacaacaacatcaacacacatcctgtcaacaacaacaacaacaacatcaacacacgTCCTgtccacaacaacaacatcaacacatgccctgtcaacaacaacatcaacacacgtcctgtcaacaacaacaacaacatcaacacacatcctgtcaacaacaacagcaTCAACACACGTTCTGTCAACAACAACAGCATCAACACAcgtcctgtcaacaacaacaacaacacacgtcctgtcaacaacaacaacagcatcaacacacgtcctgtcaacaacaacatcaacacacatcctgtcaacaacaacatcaacacacatcctgtcaacaacaacagcaTCAACACACgttctgtcaacaacaacaacaacacacgtcctgtcaacaacatcaacacacGTTCTgtcaacaacatcaacacacaTCCTGTCAGCAACAACACATtgcatgtcaacaacaacaacaacatcatcatgCCATAGCCACGTGGACCTCATGGACACACGTCCTGAAACACAGACAGTTACTACGGATACCCTACAGAGATAAAGATGACCTGTTTTGGCATGGACACATTGAGGACTTAGggaactgggtgggacttcctgtGGGTTAAAGAAGAATCAAACAATTCCATCCAGGTTTTCAGGAAgaatcagccaatgaattatcctcgtgagcaaacattccataactttAGAAGACAGTAAATCACCAGTAAAACCCTCTAGGTGGCAGTACGCACACTACTCATAGAAGACAGTAGATCACCAGTAAAACCCTCTAGGTGGCAGTACGCACACTACTCATAGAAGACAGTAAATCACCAGTAAAACCCTCTAGGTGGCAGTACGCACACTACTCATAGAAGACAGTAGATCACCAGTAAAACCCTCTAGGTGGCAGTACGCACACTACTCATAGAAGACAGTAAATCACCAGTAAAACCCTCTAGGTGGCAGTACGCACACTACTCATAGAAGACAGTAGATCACCAGTAAAACCCTCTAGGTGGCAGTACGCACACTACTCATAGAAGACAGTAAATCACCAGTAAAACCCTCTAGGTGGCAGTACGCACACTACTCATAGAATTAGTGGAAGAAATGAACTACTTAAATATGGAAATGGCCctaatggcgctgcccatgcgtcataatgggacagatacaaaAATGTGTCATCTAGCAAAGTCTATGGGATAAGCTTAACATCCGGTgtgtggagggttggagggttggagggttggagggatggagggatggagggttggagggatggagggatggagggttggagggttggagggatggagggttggagggatggagggatggagggttggagggttggagggttggagggatggagggatggagggttggagggttggagggttggtgggttggagggatggagggttggtgggttggagggttggagggttggagggttggagggttggtgggttggagggttggagggatggagggttggagggttggagggttggtgggttggagggttggagggatggagggatggtgggttggagggatggagggttggagggttggagggatggagggttggagggttggagggttggagggatggagggttggagggttggagggatggagggatggagggttggagggttggagggttggtgggttggagggatggagggttggtgggttggagggttggagggttggagggttggagggttggtgggttggagggttggagggatggagggttggagggttggagggttggtgggttggagggttggagggatggagggatggtgggttggagggatggagggttggagggttggagggatggagggttggagggatggagggatggagggttggtgggttggagggatggagggttggagggttggagggttggagggttggagggttggtgggttggagggttggagggatggagggttggagggttggagggttggtgggttggagggttggagggatggagggatggtgggttggagggttggtgggttggagggttggagggatggagggatggtgggttggagggatggagggttggagggatggagggatggagggttggtgggttggagggttggagggttggagggttggtgggttggagggttggagggatggagggttggagggttggagggttggagggatggtgggatggtgggttggagggttggagggttggagggatggtgggttggagggatggagggttggagggttggagggttggagggatggtgggatggagggttggagggttggagggatggtgggttggagggttggagggtttaagggttggagggttggagggttggagggttggagggatggtgggttggagggatggtgggttggagggatggtgggttggagggttggagggatggagggttggagggatggtgggttggagggtttaagggttggagggttggagggatggagggttggagggatggtgggtaggagggatggtgggttggagggatggtgggttggagggttggagggttggagggatggtgggttggagggttggagggatggagggttggagggttggagggttggagggatggtgggttggagggttggagggttggagggatggagggatggagggttggagggatggagggatggtgggatggtgggttggagggttggagggttggagggttggtgggttggagggttggagggttggagggttggagggatggagggttggagggttggagggatggagggatggtgggttggagggttggagggttggtgggttggagggttggagggatggagggttggagggttggtgggttggagggatggagggatggagggttggagggttggagggttggagggttggtgggttggagggttggagggttggatggatggagggttggagggatggagggttggagggttggtgggttggagggttggagggatggagggttggagggttggagggttggagggttggtgggttggagggatggtgggttggagggttggagggatggtgggttggagggttggagggttggagggttggagggatggagggttggagggatggtgggttggagggatggtgggttggagggatggtgggttggagggttggagggatggagggatggagggttggagggatggtgggttggagggtttaagggttggagggttggagggatggagggttggagggatggtgggtaggagggatggtgggttggagggatggtgggttggagggttggagggttggagggatggtgggttggagggttggagggatggagggttggagggttggagggttggagggatggtgggttggagggttggagggttggagggttggagggagggagggttggagggatggagggatggtgggatggtgggttggagggttggagggttggagggttggagggttggtgggttggagggttggagggttggagggttggagggatggagggttggagggttggagggatggagggatggtgggttggagggttggagggttggtgggttggagggttggagggatggagggttggagggttggagggttggtgggttggagggatgg harbors:
- the LOC120039573 gene encoding nerve growth factor-like, which codes for MRSLLLVLLLIGVQAVLNMGGVLGPVAANHSAEHHTVANGRAEQQRTARLSVSPQQEQPAADRETQQRPSRTRQAHRPASLPQDRSSSLGHSETGSPSTPSIPEVDPKLFSKRRYHPSPRVVFSDVPPSHHGLGGETREEKGEEEVGRVMGGGVRVRRRAGGQSMHRGEYSVCDSISVWLGNLTKATDIAGNEVEVLPEVKIDNVRKKQFFYETTCRVATPPGDGAGGGVMGGGPKAGAKSGCRGIDGRHWNSYCTNSHTYVLALTKSKEQMAWRLIRINAACVCVLSRKSWRH